One region of Paenibacillus polymyxa M1 genomic DNA includes:
- a CDS encoding response regulator transcription factor has product MDKRILIADDEASIRNALAYALKREGFLVETAVDGEDALEKVRLFHPDVLILDVMMPKLGGYEVCRRLESRKGVGILLLTAKNDIVDKVLGLELGADDFMSKPFDLRELLARIKALVRRLEREGAPAPEGTEVILGPLRVRPSSRTAELGVKALDLTPKEFDVLALLVSHTGRVYTRDDLLEQVWGIDYVGGTRTVDIHIQRLRKKLEPHQSMLQTVYGIGYKAEKMT; this is encoded by the coding sequence ATGGATAAAAGAATACTGATAGCGGACGATGAGGCGAGTATTCGGAATGCACTGGCCTATGCGTTAAAGCGGGAAGGTTTTTTGGTGGAAACTGCTGTGGATGGAGAGGATGCATTGGAAAAAGTGCGTTTGTTCCACCCGGATGTGCTTATATTGGATGTGATGATGCCCAAACTGGGCGGATATGAGGTGTGTCGCCGTTTGGAAAGCCGGAAGGGCGTTGGTATTCTACTGCTAACCGCCAAAAATGATATCGTCGATAAGGTGCTTGGACTGGAGCTGGGAGCAGACGATTTTATGAGCAAGCCGTTTGACCTGAGAGAACTGCTCGCACGTATTAAGGCATTAGTACGGAGACTGGAACGAGAAGGAGCACCTGCGCCGGAAGGAACGGAGGTAATACTGGGTCCATTACGAGTGCGTCCATCTAGCCGAACGGCCGAACTCGGAGTAAAAGCATTGGATCTGACCCCCAAGGAGTTTGATGTACTGGCTCTGCTGGTGTCCCATACTGGGAGGGTGTATACACGGGACGATCTGTTGGAACAAGTATGGGGCATTGATTATGTGGGAGGAACGCGGACGGTGGATATTCATATTCAGCGCTTGCGCAAAAAATTGGAACCGCATCAGTCGATGCTGCAGACCGTATATGGAATCGGCTATAAGGCGGAGAAAATGACGTGA
- a CDS encoding sensor histidine kinase, with protein MNEHHSLHSQESLQSTDPQKRKHKRTGLSLRWKFPLVLAALLLFTVGVLSWLVLTGIRANQTDQMERGLKRQAEIVEMRVKQSYLLGAGQSPEDFMKKQAPQLAVELGVSSNMRVILYDGRGHEVGNSLPLAYRTDVGQALSYALQGKIAYITEGSSVTYLAPLQGPDGLLGVVQLHSSIEAQQQFYQDIARLFLWTGGAVLVLSFILGLGYVSRQTRDIGRLTRASEQISAGHYPEARLLRRQDELGRLDEGMLQMSHVIRASITALENEKLRLEEAVRRLRELEQQQKTFIGNISHELKTPLTSIQAYADLLDMYGDDPELVREARESIGKETKRLYELVEDSLRLSVLDKYDFELHTEEVELHLLLEDAGSRIRGKAAARGLNFSMDTIPAKVCGDPKHLMHIVLNLLDNAVKYNQDEGWITLSNRVEKDTVIVYIRNSGPWIPREKWDMIFEPFATLSRDRSRQDSGTGLGLPLARRLAERMGGELQLTASDETGLENGNGHSGASGNEFSLRLPLLVHDGFQ; from the coding sequence GTGAACGAACATCATTCACTCCATTCACAAGAAAGCTTGCAGTCCACTGACCCGCAGAAGCGCAAACATAAGCGTACAGGCTTGAGCCTGCGCTGGAAATTTCCGCTGGTCCTGGCGGCTTTACTGCTGTTTACTGTCGGTGTGCTGAGCTGGCTCGTGCTTACTGGTATTCGTGCCAATCAGACTGATCAAATGGAACGCGGCTTAAAGCGTCAGGCGGAAATCGTGGAAATGCGCGTCAAACAGTCTTACCTGTTGGGAGCTGGCCAATCACCCGAAGACTTCATGAAAAAGCAAGCGCCACAGCTTGCCGTGGAACTCGGTGTGTCCAGTAATATGCGCGTTATTTTATATGATGGCCGGGGACATGAGGTCGGAAATTCTCTGCCACTGGCTTATAGAACAGATGTCGGCCAGGCGCTTTCTTATGCGCTCCAAGGGAAAATTGCGTATATTACAGAAGGTAGCTCAGTGACCTATCTAGCTCCGCTTCAAGGTCCAGACGGCTTGCTGGGAGTGGTACAGCTTCATAGCTCAATAGAAGCACAGCAGCAGTTTTACCAGGACATTGCCCGCTTGTTTTTATGGACAGGAGGTGCGGTGCTGGTCTTAAGCTTTATTCTTGGCTTAGGCTATGTCAGCCGCCAGACGAGGGACATCGGACGACTGACTCGCGCTTCTGAGCAGATCTCGGCAGGGCACTATCCAGAAGCCAGATTGCTGCGACGGCAGGACGAGCTGGGAAGGCTGGATGAAGGGATGCTCCAGATGAGTCATGTGATCCGGGCAAGTATTACTGCGCTCGAAAATGAAAAGCTTCGGCTGGAAGAAGCGGTTCGGCGTTTGAGAGAGCTAGAGCAGCAGCAAAAGACCTTTATTGGCAATATCAGCCATGAACTGAAGACTCCGTTGACCTCTATTCAGGCTTACGCTGATTTGCTGGATATGTATGGGGATGATCCCGAATTGGTGCGTGAAGCCAGAGAAAGTATCGGTAAGGAAACCAAACGGTTGTATGAGCTTGTCGAGGATTCACTGAGACTATCTGTGCTGGACAAATATGATTTTGAATTACATACGGAGGAAGTGGAGCTGCATTTGCTGCTCGAAGATGCAGGTAGCCGAATCCGGGGGAAAGCTGCGGCGCGTGGACTGAATTTTTCGATGGATACCATTCCAGCCAAGGTGTGTGGAGACCCTAAGCATCTGATGCATATTGTGCTGAATTTGCTGGATAATGCAGTAAAATACAATCAGGACGAAGGCTGGATTACGTTATCTAATCGAGTGGAAAAGGACACCGTGATAGTGTATATACGCAATTCCGGTCCATGGATTCCTCGGGAAAAATGGGACATGATTTTTGAGCCGTTTGCTACCTTAAGTCGTGATCGTTCTCGTCAAGACAGTGGCACGGGACTTGGCCTGCCTTTGGCACGCAGACTGGCGGAGCGCATGGGTGGAGAGTTGCAGCTCACAGCTTCAGACGAAACCGGGTTGGAAAATGGCAATGGTCATTCAGGTGCAAGTGGCAATGAATTTTCGCTCAGGCTACCCCTGTTGGTTCACGATGGCTTCCAGTAG